The stretch of DNA GGAGGAAGATTGGTGGCACCTACAAGGATTTCTTCAAGTCATATGTTGAAGGTACCCTGTCCATACCCTCAGTCACAGATACAGAGATAACCTCATGTTTTGTCTACTCTTGATTTCTCAGGTAGTGCAATATTTGTACACTACTGCTAGGCATAATAAACTGCCAGGATTAATATGACCTCATGTTGTATAAGAATATTTTGTCTCACACGATTTCTTCTACCCGTCCTTCCTCTGAGCAAACAACATACAATAAATCATGTTACTGAATGCTGACCAAATAATTTGTTTCTGAAAATACAGTTGACGGCGAATACGTGGAGGAAGGTTGGGTGGACAAGACCTGCAAAGTTTGCAAGAAAGACACAAGAGGGGAGCCAAGGCAAGTTGACAATCTAGGAAGATATATGCATGTGGCGTGCGCAGAGAACTCGAAACCAACAAACTTCTTTTCCAAACTCTTCGGCAGATGAACTTCTTTTGTACCATCAGACCCACTCATGGTTAGATAAATAGATGGATGCTATAACATCAAGGGATTAGGACAGTAATGTGTACTGTGTTGTTCATGTGAAATGGTTTTTGATGAGCATTTATACACATTCCATTATCCAGTTTCGTTGGTATCTCAAATAGCACATGAACAGAGGCCTGATTTATGGAGAAATAGATGAACCACTGAAAACTATACATAATACTAGCACAATATTCTACTACAAGTTAACATTATGAGGTATTATCTACTAGATAGTGCTCCTCAACTCCTAGGCTGAATACAGGAGAAGCttaacagaaactttggctgacAGACTTACTATATAGCTATTTGATTCTGCTTACCTAATGGCTGCAATATGATGTGTTCAGAAGTCCATTGCGTTAAGCTTACACAAATAAACAATGCATCTGATGACAGTGCACCCAATCTTAAACCCCGGCATGACCGTAAACCCAACACTGAACTTCTCCTCTTCTCCAATAACCTTGGCTGGCGTACTTTCCATGTGCTCCTTCCGAAACTGAACACCAGTCTTGACATAAAACATTTCAGCTCTTGGATTCAGAGCACGAGCAACTGCGAGTAGTGCCCATGTATACCTTGCCATCCTCACAAATTTCTGGTAAAATGGCGTCCTTGGATGACCGCCGCTCTCGACAAATGCTCTGTGATCCAAGTTTCCAAAGAAGGAATCCTCCATGCTCTGGGGCACAGCCACTAGATACTTTGCTCTGCAATATCTCCCGAAACTAGAATCTGGATCAGTCATGAGAGCGTCAAATGGATCTTTGAAGCTCATGATACAGTCAACTGAATCCAGGGGTGTATGGTCATCTTTGTCTGCCATAAGCATCACGCAAGCAAAATAGGCCTCAACAGCATACTTCTTGTCAGCCCTTCTCTCATATGCAACTTGACTGTCGATTGCAAATGTGGATAGGCCGAGGTTCCATCCGGAAACTTTTGTCCAATCAAAGATGAATTTTGCAAAATCATGGATGCACTTCGACGAACGCTCATGTAGATCCATGAACACTTCAGTTGACACCCCCTTCCTGGTTGTGAAGCATCCTTCTCTGCACGAT from Triticum urartu cultivar G1812 chromosome 3, Tu2.1, whole genome shotgun sequence encodes:
- the LOC125545165 gene encoding protein GRAVITROPIC IN THE LIGHT 1-like — protein: MSRLARRNPPTPTEPTARKVRRTPSSLLLRISDICKVHSVGVAPTVGEKLKTNGTATATAESSEDGAHLKVHPHQASSSDNNDECLSQSSSACCEEEVVEKLLDAISCLKVAYVNLQKAHVPYDPEEIAIAGESFASELEETANLQDLYLNMNEWSSPRYLSHISSRIQEYQDLVMDLQADICKKDSEIGWLRPELDELERKNMELEEKIGRNGSCREGCFTTRKGVSTEVFMDLHERSSKCIHDFAKFIFDWTKVSGWNLGLSTFAIDSQVAYERRADKKYAVEAYFACVMLMADKDDHTPLDSVDCIMSFKDPFDALMTDPDSSFGRYCRAKYLVAVPQSMEDSFFGNLDHRAFVESGGHPRTPFYQKFVRMARYTWALLAVARALNPRAEMFYVKTGVQFRKEHMESTPAKVIGEEEKFSVGFTVMPGFKIGCTVIRCIVYLCKLNAMDF